The Streptomyces sp. NBC_01439 genome contains the following window.
TGGAACCCGTACAGCTCCAGCAGCGGTGTCGCTCCCATCCCGTTGACCAGTGCCAGCACCGGCCCGTCGGCCGGACCGATCTGGGCCAGCTCCTCCAGTACGGCGCCCACCGCGACCTCGGCGATCTCCCGCGCCGACATCATCGGGCGGCGCTCCCGGCCCGGTTCGCCGTGGATGCCGATGCCCAACTCCAGCTCCCCGTCCGGCAGGTCGAAGGTCGGGCTGCCCTTCGCGGGAGTGGTGCACGCGCTCAGCGCCACCCCGAAGCTCCGCGAGCACGCATCGACCTGCCGGGCGAGCGCGGCGACCCGCTCCAGCGGAGCGCCCTCCTCGGCGGCCGCTCCGGCGATCTTCTCGACGAACAGGGTGGCACCGGTGCCGCGGCGCCCGGCGGTGAACAGGCTGTCGGTCACCGCGACGTCGTCGTCGACCAGGACGCGCTCGATCCGCAGGCCGTCCTCCTCGGCGAGTTCGGCGGCCATCTCGAAGTTCAGCACGTCCCCGGTGTAGTTCTTGACGACGAACAGCACCCCCTGGCCGGAGTCCACCGCCGCGGCCGCCCGCACCATCTGTTCGGGCACCGGCGACGTGAACACCTCGCCCAAGCAAGCGGCCGACAGCATCCCGTACCCCACGAACCCGGCGTGCAGCGGTTCGTGCCCGGATCCGCCCCCGGACACCACCCCGACCCGCCCGCCCGACCGGGCGTCCCGCCGTGCGACCACCCGCCGCTCCACGTCGACGTCCAGCTCGGGATGGGCGGCCGCCATCCCGCGCAGGGCGTCGGTGACCACGGTCTGCGGGCTGTTGATCAGCATCGTCATGCCACTCCATCCGGTCCTTCGGCGGGTGTTCGGCTCGGGCCGGACCACCGGCGGACCCTCGCGGGCGGTCCGTCCGTCGCCACGATACGAGGCCGGGCGGCCGACCGGGAGGAAGCCGTGGCGCGAACCCGTGGCGCGAACCCGTGGTGCGAACCCGCGCCGGTCCCGCGCGCGGGGGCGAGGCCGGTGTCAACCGTCGACGCCCTCGAAGGGCCAGGCCTGGATGTCGCGGTAGTGGATGGGGCCGGGGCCGCGGCCGGTGTTGCTCCCGACGAGGTGCAGGCGCCGGGTCTCCCACGGGCGGCCGGTGAACGCGTCGAGTCCGGTGGCCGCCTCCACCGCGCTGGTGGTGTCGTGGCGGCGGGAGCGGGCCAGCGTCAGGTGGGGGCGCAGGGGCCGGCCGTGGAAGGGGATGCCGCAGTCGGTGACCGCGGCGCGCACCTCGGAGGCGAGGAGGTGCAGCCCTTCGAGGTCTCCGTCGATCCCGGTCCACAGGACCCGCTCGTCGAAGTGCCCGCCGCCGCGCAGCGCCAGCCGCAAGGGCCGCCGGGCCCGGGCCAGCTCCGCGAGCGGCGGCCGCAGGAGTTCGAGGGCGGTCACCGGGAGCTCGCCGAGGAAGGCCAGGGTGATGTGCCAGTCCTCGATGCGGTTCCAGCGCATGCGCGGGTACGCGGCGTAGGCCGGCCGCAGCCGTTGTTCCAGCTCTTCCTTCGCGTCGTCGGGCGGGGCCAGCGCTATGAACACGCGGACGGTCGCTGCCTGGGTCTTTTCGTTCACGAGGTCTTCGTATCCTGTCCGGGCACGTTCCGTCACCTTCTGCCGGGTGCGGGTGCGGGTCAGTGGGCGCCGGGGGATCCGATGGTCACCACGCGGGCCCAGGCGGGCGGGGCGTCCGGCACGTAGTCGGGGTCGTCCTCGCGCCAACGGCTCCCCCGGTTCCGGTGGAAGAGGCCCACCACCGTGCGGCACGGTGGTCGAGTGTCCGGCCAGGCGGTCTGTCCGTCCGTCAGGACCACGATCACGTCGGGCCGGGGTCCCGTGCCGAGCGCCTTGGCGAATCCGGTGCGTAGATCCGTCCCTCCGCCGCCCAGCAGCGGGATGCCCTCGCCGCTGCACAGCGGGTGCACGATCCGGGCCGCCGCGTCGCACGGCACCACGCTGACCATGTCGCTCCGGCCGCCCACGGCGCGGGCGATCGCGGCGACCTCCAGCAGCGCACTGCCCAGCTCGGCGTCGCTGACCGAACCGGAGGTGTCGATGACCACGCAGACGCGGGGCGGTCTGCGCCGCAGGCTCGGGAGCACGACGCCGGGCAGCGCGGTCGAGCGCCGGGAGGGCCGGGCGTAGCTGTAGTCCTCGCCCGCCCCCGCACCGGAGGCCGCCGACCGGACCGCAGCGCCCAGCAACTCCCGCCAGGGCTGCGGCGGGTGGAACGCCTCCTCGGCCCACCGCCGCCACCCCGCGGGTGCGCTCCCCGGACGGCCGTTGATCCCCTGCGCCACCCGGAACCGGACCGCGTCCTGCTCCTGCGCGCTGAGGCCGTGCGCGCCGTCCGGCCCCAGGTCCCACTCGCGTTCCAGACCGTCGGCGCCGCTGCCGCAGTCCAGCCAGACCAGCTCTTGCGTCAGCGGTCCGAGCCGGAACTGCCGCAGGTAGTCCTCCATGAGCTCGCCCGGGGACAGCCCCAGGTCCTCCGGCACCAGCGCACCTTCGGGGCGTACCAGCCCCTCGCCGTACGCGTCGTCGTTGATCTCGCAGTCCGCGGCGATGTTCATCCGCAGCCGTTCGCCCGGGCCGGTCAGCCCGCGTTCCCGGGCGACCCGGTCGCCGCGTCCGTGGTGGTCGCGCAGCAGGTGGGACACCTCGTGGACCCAGACCCCGGCGAGCTCCTCCACCGGCGTCCGGTCCACGAACCCCGGTGAGACGTAGCACCGCCAGTGGCGGTCGACGGCCATCGTCGGCACCTGCCGTGACTCCACGGCGTGCAGGGCGAACAGAGCCGTCGCCAGATAGGGCCGGACCCGGGCGGCGTGCAGCCGGGCCGCGAAGAGCTTGTCGAGGTCCAGCGCCCCCGTCGACTCCGCCCCCGTCGGCTGCGCCGTCGTCGTCGGTGCGTTCATCGGTCGGCCCCCACCGGGTCACCGGTCCGTGCCGCCGCGCGCTCCCGCGACAGGTCCGCCCGCCGGGACAGGGTCACCACTCCGGCGAGCCGCTCGATCGACTCCGGCACGTCCCAGTCCTCCTGGCGCAGCGTGGCGAGGGTGGTCGCGGGGACGACCACCAGGTCGGGGGCTCCGGTCTCCAGCGCCCGGACCAGCAGTGCCCACGCCGCGTCCCAGCGGGACTTGTCAGGGCGCCTGCGGACCGCGGCCACCACGCCGTCGAGCGTGGCCTGGCGCCGGTCTCCCCGCTCGGGCAGGTCAGCGCCGGCCGGGTCGGCGAGCAGCTCCTCGGGGTCCGGGAGGTCCATCCGGTCCAAGGAGGCGAGCAGCTCCAGCCCCGGACCGTCCCCCACCGTGCCCCTGACGAGAAGGGAGACAACTTCTCCGGAGGAGCCGGCCGCGTGGGCGAAGGCGAGCAGACGTATCGTCATGTCCCAGCTGCGGGGCGACGGCCAGGCGCCTCCCCGACGGGTCTCGGTGGTGGGCAGCCGGTGCACGAGCGCGGGGCGGGTGGTGAGGAGCCCGCAGACCGCACGGCGGGCGCGGTCCACGGCCGCGGGCAGCCTCTCGGCGTCCAAGCGCGGCAGGGTCGCCCGGGGCCAGGTTCCGCCGAGTCCGCGGAGCACGACGTCGTGGTCGTGGGTCCACTGGAGGTGGACGAACCGGTTGGCCAGGGGCGGACTGAGCTCCCAACCGTCGGCCGCCGAGCCCCGCGGGTTGGCGGCGGCCACGATCCTTACGCCGGGAGGCAGTTGGAGCGAGCCGATCCGGCGTTCGAGCACGAGTCGGAGCAGGGCGGCCTGGACGGCCGGCGGCGCCGTGGACAGTTCGTCGAGGAACAGCAGTCCGCGCCCGGCCCGTACGAGTCGCACGGCCCAGTCCGGCGGGGCCATCGGGACGCCCTGCTCGGCGGGATCGTCTCCGACGACGGGCAGGCCCGAGAAGTCGGACGGCTCGTGCACGCTGGCGATCACCGTGGTCAGGGGCAGTTCCAGGCTCTCGGCGAGCTGTGTCAGCGCCGCGGTCTTGCCGATGCCGGGCTCACCCCACAGGAGCACCGGCAGGTCGGCGGCCACGGCAAGGGTCAGGGCCTCCAGTTGGTCGTCGGGGCGCGGTTCGGTCGTGGTGTCGCTCAGCAGGGCCAGCAGTTGCTCGGCGACGTCCAGCGAGGCGGGGGCGGGGGCGGTGACGTCGGTGGCGGGGAACGGGACGTGCGAGGGCATGGGTGCTCACCTATGTGGGTTCGTGAGGAACGGGGGTGGTCCGGGAGGGAAGACGGAGAGGAGGAGAGGGGCGAGCGCCCCGGGGTCAGCGGGCGTGCGCCCGGCGCGGGTGGAGCCGGTGGTCCCGCGGGCGGCGTGCTGGCGGGGGGATCCGGCCGGGGCCGGGTCCGGTGAGGCCCGCCCGGAACAGCCCGTACGTGATCCGTCGTAGCGCGGCTGCCTCCAGTTCGTCCCGCAGGGCCCCGGCGCGCAGCAGGGCGTCGGGGCCGAGCAGGGCTTCCACCACGGCCAGCGCCCCGGCTACGTCGCCGTGGTCCAGGCGTTCGCGGACCCCGGTGAGGCAGTCCGGCCGACGGTGCGCCGCGTCGATGGCCCGCAGGCAGGGAAGCGGAGTGCCGGTCAGCGCGGCCAGCAGTTCCTCCCGGCGGATCTCGGCCGGGTCGTGGTCCAGCGCGGCCAGTACCCCGTCGACCAGGCCGATGCGGTGCCGGGCGCCCCGGCACTCGACGAGGCGGGGCTGCCCCGCGCGGTCCGCGGTCCCGGCCGGTCCGGTCGGCGCGAGGTCCGGTACGAGTGCCGAGGCGACCAGCGGGTGCAGCCGTTCGGCCTCGATGGATCCGGTACGGATCAGGTCCAGGTCGGGCAGGGTCCAGACCGCCGCGTCGGGCAGGTACGGCAGCGCGGAGGCGCTGCCGTCGGCGGGCGCCGCCCCGATCCGCACCGCGGGCGGTCCCGGGCCGTCCGCGGCCAGGTCCAGCACCAGCGGTTGCCGGGCCCCCAGCCGCACCGCGACGGCGCCGGTGGTCCGGCCCTCGGCGCGGAGCAGGATCGCGGCCTCGGCGGCCCACCGGTCGACGGCGCACCGGTGCCCTTGCGGGAGCGCCGCCAGGAGCTCGGGGTCCGGTGGGGGAAGGCCTTCGGCGGGTGGCCGGTCGGCCCCGGACCGGACCCGCAGCTCGTCGGCCCTGCGGGCGTCCCACAGGTGGCGGTGCAGGTCGAGCCGGAACCGGCGGTCGGGACGGGGCCCGTGGCGCGGGTCTCCCCGACGGCCTTCCTCGGAGCGGGATCCGTCCCACAGCGCGAGGCTGATCCGCTGACCGCCGTCCGCCCAAGCGGGCGCGGTCCTGGCCACGAGGTGCACGGTGCGTACGGGGTGCACGGCATCCGGGTCGTCGCCCGCGGCCGTGTCGTACCGGGCCAGCGTGACGGTGAGCCCGGGGCGCAGCAGCCCGTCGGGAGCGATGCGCGGCAGGTGCCAGCGCAACAGGTCGGGTGCCAGGTGGCGAAGGTCGGCCCGGATCCGGGCCGCGAGTTCGTGGCCGCGCGAGCGAGCCAGGAAACGGAGATCGAGATCGACGTCGACGCCTGCGGCGGCGCAGGCCCCGGCCCAGTCCCCGGCGGAGCGGCGGGCGGTCGCGGTCTCGATCATGGACGCCGGCACGGCGTACTCGCGTACGCGGAGCCAGAGGGAGAGGCGGGATTCCCCGTGCACGTTCTCGGTGGGCATCAGCGCTCACCTTGCGTGGACGGGACCCCCGATCTGTGAAGGGAGTGAGTGGTCATCGCGGTGATCGTAACGCCGGTCAGCCCGATCGGCCAGGTGTTTTTCCGGGCCAGCGGGGGTGGTGCCGGTCGATGACGTAGTGGTGCCCGTGCCGCCAACCGCCCGTGGCCGGGCGGGCGTCGGCGAGGTGCGGGTGCTCGGGCGGGAGGTCGGGGTGTACGTGCTCGAGCCGGTACGGATCCCGAGCCGGCCAGATCACCGCCGCGGCCGTGGCGGCGCTCAGGGCCACGGCGCCCAGGAGCAGGACGGTCAGCGGCAGCCCCGCCCCCGCGGCGAGCCACCCGGCCAGCGGATAGGTGAGCAGCCAGCAGCCGTGGGAGAGGGAGAAGCGGGCGGCGAACGCGGCGGGCAGGTCCGCGTCGGCGGTGGAGCGGCGGATCACCCGGCCGCCCGGGGTCTGGACGGCGGAGCAGGCGGCGCCGATCGCGGCCCAGACGGCCAGGAGCGCGGGCCAGGACCACGTGCGCGGGCCGGTCGCGGCGAGTGCGGCCCCGGCCGCCAGGGCCACGGGGAGGGCGAAGGCGGCACGGAGCATCACCGCGCGGTCGGTGGAGGACCGCAGGAGGCGGGGCAGGAGCAGCGCGGTCACCATGGAGCCGGCGCCGTACGCCCCGAGGGCGAGCGGGACGGCGCCGGCCGGGCGGTCGAGGTGGCCGCGCACCAGGGAGACGGTGTCGACGAGGACGACGGCCCCGGCGGCGGCGACCGCGAGGTCGAGCGCGAGCAGGGCCCGCAGCCGGGGCGTGGCCCGGAAGAGGCGGGTGCCGAGGGCGGCCCTGGTCCGCAAGCCGCCGGTGCGTTCGACCGGGGCGGGCCCGGGCAGCGCCGTGGCGACGACGAGGGCGGCGGAGGCGAGGAAGCCGACGGCCGTGCCGGCGAACAACCGGTCGTAGGTGACCAGGCTCAGCAGCGCCGCGGCCAGGACCGGACTGAAGAGGCTCTCCAGGTCGTAGGCGAGCCGGGTCATCGACAGGGCCCGGGTGTAGTCGCGTTCGGCGGGCAGGATCTCCGGGAGGACGGCCTGGAAGGTCGGGGTGAAGACCGCCGATGCCGCCTGGAGCAGGAAGACCAGG
Protein-coding sequences here:
- a CDS encoding vWA domain-containing protein, with the protein product MNAPTTTAQPTGAESTGALDLDKLFAARLHAARVRPYLATALFALHAVESRQVPTMAVDRHWRCYVSPGFVDRTPVEELAGVWVHEVSHLLRDHHGRGDRVARERGLTGPGERLRMNIAADCEINDDAYGEGLVRPEGALVPEDLGLSPGELMEDYLRQFRLGPLTQELVWLDCGSGADGLEREWDLGPDGAHGLSAQEQDAVRFRVAQGINGRPGSAPAGWRRWAEEAFHPPQPWRELLGAAVRSAASGAGAGEDYSYARPSRRSTALPGVVLPSLRRRPPRVCVVIDTSGSVSDAELGSALLEVAAIARAVGGRSDMVSVVPCDAAARIVHPLCSGEGIPLLGGGGTDLRTGFAKALGTGPRPDVIVVLTDGQTAWPDTRPPCRTVVGLFHRNRGSRWREDDPDYVPDAPPAWARVVTIGSPGAH
- the dhaK gene encoding dihydroxyacetone kinase subunit DhaK, with the protein product MTMLINSPQTVVTDALRGMAAAHPELDVDVERRVVARRDARSGGRVGVVSGGGSGHEPLHAGFVGYGMLSAACLGEVFTSPVPEQMVRAAAAVDSGQGVLFVVKNYTGDVLNFEMAAELAEEDGLRIERVLVDDDVAVTDSLFTAGRRGTGATLFVEKIAGAAAEEGAPLERVAALARQVDACSRSFGVALSACTTPAKGSPTFDLPDGELELGIGIHGEPGRERRPMMSAREIAEVAVGAVLEELAQIGPADGPVLALVNGMGATPLLELYGFHAEVARVLAERGVPVARALVGNYVTSLDMAGCSVTLCRADEEVLRLWDAPVRTAALRWGL
- a CDS encoding AAA family ATPase; the protein is MPSHVPFPATDVTAPAPASLDVAEQLLALLSDTTTEPRPDDQLEALTLAVAADLPVLLWGEPGIGKTAALTQLAESLELPLTTVIASVHEPSDFSGLPVVGDDPAEQGVPMAPPDWAVRLVRAGRGLLFLDELSTAPPAVQAALLRLVLERRIGSLQLPPGVRIVAAANPRGSAADGWELSPPLANRFVHLQWTHDHDVVLRGLGGTWPRATLPRLDAERLPAAVDRARRAVCGLLTTRPALVHRLPTTETRRGGAWPSPRSWDMTIRLLAFAHAAGSSGEVVSLLVRGTVGDGPGLELLASLDRMDLPDPEELLADPAGADLPERGDRRQATLDGVVAAVRRRPDKSRWDAAWALLVRALETGAPDLVVVPATTLATLRQEDWDVPESIERLAGVVTLSRRADLSRERAAARTGDPVGADR
- a CDS encoding MFS transporter; protein product: MLSVLRNGTYRRLFTAQVIALVGTGLATVALSLLAYELAGERASAVLGTALAIKMTAYVTIAPVIGAVADRIPRRVLMTAMDLTRAGAALALPFVTEIWQIHLLVFLLQAASAVFTPTFQAVLPEILPAERDYTRALSMTRLAYDLESLFSPVLAAALLSLVTYDRLFAGTAVGFLASAALVVATALPGPAPVERTGGLRTRAALGTRLFRATPRLRALLALDLAVAAAGAVVLVDTVSLVRGHLDRPAGAVPLALGAYGAGSMVTALLLPRLLRSSTDRAVMLRAAFALPVALAAGAALAATGPRTWSWPALLAVWAAIGAACSAVQTPGGRVIRRSTADADLPAAFAARFSLSHGCWLLTYPLAGWLAAGAGLPLTVLLLGAVALSAATAAAVIWPARDPYRLEHVHPDLPPEHPHLADARPATGGWRHGHHYVIDRHHPRWPGKTPGRSG
- the thpR gene encoding RNA 2',3'-cyclic phosphodiesterase is translated as MNEKTQAATVRVFIALAPPDDAKEELEQRLRPAYAAYPRMRWNRIEDWHITLAFLGELPVTALELLRPPLAELARARRPLRLALRGGGHFDERVLWTGIDGDLEGLHLLASEVRAAVTDCGIPFHGRPLRPHLTLARSRRHDTTSAVEAATGLDAFTGRPWETRRLHLVGSNTGRGPGPIHYRDIQAWPFEGVDG